Sequence from the Uloborus diversus isolate 005 chromosome 8, Udiv.v.3.1, whole genome shotgun sequence genome:
tatttttaagcattgtcaaacaatttattgtaaataataaaattgattaaaagttttgtttttgtcaaaCTGATTTAATACATGAGCTTGTACACTAGATGAGGCTTTTTtatgtgaaacattttaaatcatagaAGCATAAATTTGCGTCTATAAATTTGAGTgtgtactaatttttttttttaatctttcatttttaatttttgtagtttttgagtgttttttctctGGTAACTTATTTGACATTCTTCTAGGATAAACCTATTTCTGAAACTGATGCTTCCTGTAGCCATAGGAAAAAACTGAGAACAGTAAAAAGTGCAGAATCTCTTGTTCATTGTGTCAAAGAATCTATTCAAAGTACAAATAAAGAAGATGTTTGTGGTGAGTATAGTCCAACATTTCTAAATATGATCTGATGATACTAAATGTAAGACTGCAATACTATGAATGCACCTTTAAGTCAATCTTTCTAAATTTTCTTCCTACACTCCTTCTTTAGATATAGGTTATATCCTGAAGTTTTATTATGTAATGactaatattttattgcattgacTTATAACCTGATTAACTGAAGAGCCAAATTAAATGAATTCATGATTTCGGTTGATTTTTGCATATCTCTGaaattataatctttttttttttaattttttatgtgggTAGAACTTATGTATTCATTGTCAACAGCCCATTTTAAATTCTAACTATCGGTAAGTTTATGATTCAGTTTATTTCATTAGCAGAGTTGAAATTGTGACAAACATAAACTATCAGCACTGTTTGGTATTAAGCGATAAATGTGAGTAAGTGTGagggaaatattttattcatgcagtagatgtgtgtgtgtgctaaTGTCACATTCATCGGTATGTAACATAAGCTAAGCATTGATAtgcaaaatacagtagaacctcgattatccgaagtaATTGGATAATCGAAAACTTCGGATAATCAAGAATTCATCTATAATCATCTAGTTTAATATGTAGAGTCGTCGTTCAACTGTTATGGCTATTTTTactgttaaagaaattaaaattataaatgaaaattaatttatttctggaaCAAAATTTACAATGGTTTAAATGGAAGTTTCATCTGGTGCAATTTCGCCGTCCTTTGCCGTGCAGCTCTATCCcgaagttttcttaaaatcatgagTTCAGAGGAATCACACTGTTCCTGTTGTTCCAACCAAGCTAGACCTTTTGCAAAACTCTCAAATGCATCATTGTTACTTATCTTATTTGTTCCAGAATCATTCTcatcttcatcatcatcatcttcttttggAGAATTCCGGACTTCTGCTATTAAGTCCTCATCATTGAGCAACTGGAAGCCTGCATCTTCCATGTCACAATTCAACCAATCTGTAATTTCTCTATCACCACAATTTTCAAAGCCTTTCATTGTGCTGAAAACGCTTGAAATCTCAGTAACAATATCTTTCGCAATGTCGGTAGCATTTTCATCTGTGCCACTTGAAAAATTGGGCAAAAGTTTTCTCCAACTTCGTCTTAGTGTCGATTGCGGCAAAGATTCCCACGCGTCACTGATCATATAAATGCAGTCTTTGATGTTGATAGTTTTCCAAAACTCAACTATTGAAACTGCACCAGATTCAGAATCtccttcaaaaagtaattttctgaTAAACTGCTTTCGGTAACGTCGTTTTAAAGATTCTAAGACTCCCTGATCCATAGGCTGCAGCAGAGATGTTGTATTTGGGGGCAAAAATAAACACCGGATGTTACCAGATTTTAAAGAGTTATGTTCCGGATGAGCTGGACAGTTGTCGAATAACAGAAGCGctccattcaaatgttttttttcttgccaagatTTCACTGCAGgcacgaaaatatcaaaaaaccacttggaaaacaaattggaatccatccaagcatttttttgatttaaatagtgTACAGGAAGAGCAGATCTGTTTACATTCTTAAAACATCTCGGATTCTTACTTTTCCCAACAACAGCTAGTTCAAGCTTGTGGGAACCCGATGCGTTGGAGCAGGCTAAAACAGTGACCCTATCTTTCATTCGTTTCCTTCCGGGAGCAGAAGTTTCATTTACCGCAGCTAAAGTTTTTTCAGGAAGGGCCTTCCAATACAGTCCAGTTTCATCGCAGTTGTAAATTTGATCTGGGGATAAATTCTCATCTCTTATCAAATCATCAATCTTTGCAACAAATGAATCAACTGCTGCGAcatttccagacaatttttcccCCTCGATATTGAATTGCCTTATACCATggcgaattttaaatttctctaaCCAGCCACTACTGGCTTTGAAGTCATCAGAACCACCAAGCTTCGAGTTGAGAATCAAAGCTTTTTCTTGTATCATTGGTCCAGATAGGGGTATTCCTTCACGTCTTTTCTGCACAAACCATTTGTACAAAGTCGCATCTAAATCTGTATGATCggctaatttcattatttttcggAATTTGGCACCTTTCGTGATATCAAACTCagcaaaacactttttaattttttccgagTTTCTTTTCATTTCGCTCACGGTTGACACACCAACGTGAAACTCTTTCGCACGTTTTGTAACAGCTTCACCAGATTCTAGTCTCGTTACAATATCATATTTTTCCTGTATGGttaatacgattttttttctcttaatggaAGCCATCATAAAGAAGAAAACAtgagtttcaaaaataagaaaaacaatgcgTTAGTTCTATCAGATCCCCCGGCAGGTCAAAACTACCAACTTCACTGATAGCACTCAAGAAAATTCTGATCGAAAATGTAGGAGCAGAAAAAGAGAACCCACAGATTAGCACGAAATTTCCGGGAAATTTCGAATTCTGGCCAGCTGCCCAGCCCAACGCGACAGAGAACAGCAAACGGGTTTTCCTTCTTTTCCCTTTTCCTGGAATAGGTTCACAAAGGATAAGTGACACAGAGTGACCTCCCCCTTTTCAAATTCTGCTGCGAAGAAAACTTCTCTGCTCTTGAGATTACAAAAGAGGTGATTCTTTGCACTTGCTTACAAGCAGACGGTGCAATAACATTTGATTGTTCTGGGCCTCGGCAGTATGACCTTCCAAATTTCGAAATGACATGTGTTTTTGTTTAGAACAGGAACGCTTGAAAGTAGGGGAGAGTATACTCATACCAAGAATTGAGCTAGTGAGAAGGAATTCCAAACTATTTATCTGCACTCGTAGTTTGGAAAAAACGGCTGACATGCAAAAGAAATGTggggagaaaaaatttaaaaatggatgttcgtttagagaaaattttagataataatagggaaaaaaaaaagaattgaaaccgACTTCGGTTAACGGAGAGTTTCGGTTAATAGAGGTTCGGAtaagagaggttctactgtagttgtCTCATTAGAAGTTTCTTTGCAACTTGCATgactaaatcatgctgttcacaATATAAATGATCTTATTTCTTGTGCATTGTAATGATTTTTCCATAAAGAAGTTGTATGTTtatattgatagaaaaaaaaatctattctaaAGATTTATCTTGACACTCTCTGAAATATGGTAAAGCAGCTTTACTGACAAAATTGTGTGTCTTTCAGATATTTTACAGAAGTGAAGAAaatttcagcatttaattttATGGAGGAGAGTgaattcacttaaaaaaaataaaagtattgcataattttacatttaattggtataaattaaatgtttttggtATCAAGGGGTTGCCAGTAAATTCTAAGTGTTGCTGAAAAAGTTCTGTTTAGCCTAATTAACTTCCTGTTCCTAAAATTGTCCTATTAGATATAAAGATCCTGACTGCACCAGTGATTTTAATATAGTTGGTTCGTGACAATATCTTTTAGGAAGTAACTTAGAATTTgacttgtaatttttattttattacaatagCCATTTTTTAATAGAATGAATGCAAAAATAGAAAGCAAAACCAATGCAAGgaataaagggaaaaataaacTTAGTTTATGTTGTGCCCAACTTTTCTGTCGTTTCTTTTGTTGAATGCTCTACCTACTCATTTCATACCTTAGTTGTTAATTAAATAATCAGTCACAACTCACATTTCAGTGCTTAAAAATGCCAAAGgtgcataattaaaaaaaataaataaaacttgaacttCATTCATAGTTCAATTTTCATGGCAACAACTTATgatatgttgctttttttttataatgaagtaagatttattaatgaaatatttttaaattacttctcTGATTGTCATAATAGGCGTAACTTTGATGTATTTGTACCTTGTGTCCTTGGAAGACTTTCCTGTACTTAAaatcatttctttcaaatttaggTGCCAGTAGTCGGAAATCTTCACCTCAAGTGTCTATAGATTCGTCAAACTCTCTAGAAGTAACTTCTCCTTTATCAAAATCTCCTGGTCTGCAAAAGCACACAAGGTCTAGTTCTCATGAGTCCTATTTTGAAAGTAACAGCATGGACATAATTTCTGATCCATCttttgaagaagatgatcatgaTTTGTTTTATTATGTCAGTGAACAGATAAGAATGTTGCAAGACTCAGATCCACTACCTTTGAAAACAGATTGTTTTATTTCTAATAAGCAACAAGCAATGGTAAGCAGTCCAGAAAAATCAGAAGCTCCCCAAACAGAATCCGAAAAATGCAACCGAAAGCAAAAACTTGACATTTCTGAAGATTTTGCTCAAGCAAAAATGCAAAAGCTTAATGGTTCTGGTGTTTTATCTGAAGATTTGAAAGAAGATAAATTGGTAAGAGAAGATAAAATATCTGTTCCTGAAAGTGACATGCCGGAATCAAATGTAGGAGTAATCTCAAATTCACCATCTGAAACCCATCCCTTAGAAGAAGAACTGTCAATTGATCCCATGGTATTGTATGATGCCATTATCAACAAAAGAACATCTGTTATTTCATCTTCAGATAACGAAAACGATACTGACAACAAAACCATAGTAGAGCGTTATGGCAATGCCGAAACTGTTCTTGTGGAAGTTCATGCCACCCAAGACAGTTCTTCTGAAGAAGAGCAGTTTATTGTAGATCCTTTGGTTCCGTGCCGTGTGGAAGTTCTTGGATCTCTGAGTGATGTAAAAGCTGCTGAACTTGCAGAGTCCTTATGCAGCTCAACAGTACAAAACTTGGGTCTTGAGTATGATGACACTGACAGTGTGTTTGAATCTCAATCTGTATTTGAGAATTTCGACCAAGATTCATCTCAGAATGACTCTGGTAATGAAAATTCAGCCACTTGTTGCTCTGTGGAAAAATCACTTACTGGTTTTGAGATTAAAGATGAGTCGGACTTTGAACTTTCCCCATCAGCAATTGATGCAATGAGCTATTATTGCCTAAATCCACAAATTAAGGAAATGGATGATGTTGAGTGCGAGGAGAAAACTATTACTGCTGTTGCTCATAGTGAGTGCAAAAACATCTCAGATGACTCAGAAATTCTGCCAAATGTTGATATCAGAAAAAGATCTGATTCAAATTTAGGAACTGCAaagctattgaaaaataaattaaacttaaaatttgatattGAGCTTACTGATTCTTCAAATAAATCTGATGATTCAGCATTTACTGTAAATGCACCCCCATCTCCGGTGTATCCCTCAAAAAGCTTCCCAACTGTAGACTTCCAATCTCTGAAAACAAAAATAGAGACCATACCTTTgcataaaaagaaacaaatttataATATTCCTTCACCTTCTTCACCTGTAGAGGAAGTTCGGAAGAAATTTGAGATGCAAGCTACCTCCAATACTAGGAAAAGTACAGAATCTCCCCATTCAGATCCCAAAGGCAGAAGTAATCGAAATTTTGTTGCAAAGCAGAAATCACAAGATATTTCTCCAACTGCAAATGTACATACTGAAGTTGAAAGGAGACGATCTGAAAACTTATTTTGTCAAAAAAGTGACACACAGATACTGAATAAAAGGTACTCTGAGCCTGCTGAAAAGCCGACAGAAACCAAAATTACCACCAAACAAGTGTGTTCAAAGCCAGAAAATGAAAGCTCTCCTATAAAAAGTTCCTCTGAAAAACAAAACAAGTGCAAAGTTCAGCAGCCAAGTTTATTTGCTCAGcttaaaatcagaaaaatccaGTTATTACAAGCTGAAGTAAAAACAACTCCGGTGGATCCGTGGTCTGATCCTATCCTTGATATGCAAGAAGATTACCATCCTTTAGTTACGTATTCTCAGATTGAAAATGCAGAATGTGATTCAGGGTCTAATGAAAGAGCTGAATCAAAAGAAGTTGAGCATCATGAAGATGTAGGGCATCTAGAAGAATGTGTAACAGAGGATAAGGAACCTGTGGCCGAGCATAAGCCGGTGGTAGTTGACTCAATGTGCGAAATCTCAAGACTGGAACAGAATGCTACTCAGTGCATTACTGAAACTCAGAAAGAAAGTGATACTGCTGTAAATATTGTAGATAACCAGCACACTGCTGTAAAGCCTTGTGATACTGATACAGAAAGTGAAGCCGTGAAAAGGGAACGGATTAATCGAATCAAAGAAGAACGTAGAGCCCAACTCCGAGAAAAGTTAAAACCAGAAAGTTTTCGAATGGAAGCAGAAGAAAAAGAGAAGGTTCAGACTAAGTTCAGGTTACGGAAAGATTTTTCCAAATCGAGCGGCTCTGTTGAAATTCAAGATGATATCACGAAAAGTGACAAAGCTGTTGAGACAGACAATGCAGACATTAAGGAAGCAGGCACTAACTGTGATTTAAGCTCTTCTTCTGAATTGTTAACTTGTCGATCTTCAGATAAAAAAACTGAGCTAGGTAAACCAAATGAAGGTAAGTTACATAGAGGAGTATCGAAGCAGAAATCTTCCGATGACTTCATCCTCCAACAAAATAAATCAAATGTAGGAAAGAAATCTGCTCGTGCCTATGAGGACAGTCGCAAGTGGTTATCCATGCCTCCAACGGACATAAGGGACAGGGTTGCAATGTTTGAACGTTCTAAAGATACCAAGGAACTCTGTCGACTGGGACCAAATGGCAAATTTCCACAAAAACAGAGCCCATCTGCACTAACATCATCATTTGTGAGATGAGTTTTAAGTTTGTAACTATAGTTGACTTCTTTTTAATGAACCAGTAGCTGAAGGCGCGACAGCTTCGTTATAGATATTGTGCTGCAATCATTTGTCATTTATTAGGTTGAGATGGGAAATTTGTAAATGCTCTGTTATTGTTTTAGTATTTCAATGTTGGATGAGATTGCAGTGAATGTGGTTATTTTATCTATTGctatttatattttagaaatgaaaaaaaatcctttaactttaaactttttttttgttattgagaATTGCGACCACTATTTTTTTGTCTAGCTTTttataaaatgttcatttaaagacaataagaatttaaaaagaatttttttttcttcctaaaagggaagttgttttaaatatttagtaaatgTTGAAATGTAAATATGTTAAGAATGTAAAGCACTAATGTGTaagtattgtttttatttttaaaaaagtaacatttttgtgtttttatttatttaatttttaaactttgtccagaaaataaaaaacaacaagaagcagatgaaaggttttatttaatttgtttcgtagaaatttttaaagatatttcattGGTATACTCgctaaatattaccaaaaatatattagcggaaaaaaaattcattgctttTAAACACAAGACGGACATGACAATTTGTTTCCTTTCTTTGCATTGGGAGTTGAAGTTTATAAATCTAAGTTTCCTATTGCTCATCTTacaaaaaaagcattcaaatcTTCATTGTACTTTCATTCCAACAATATGTTCTGAAAGATTGAATGGTAACTGATTTCAGCACCATCAACGTCAAACGAAGTTGTCTTGAATTAGCTACCTCATTTTTGTAGTTTGTATATATAACTTTTTGATACGTTTAAGCTATCATTTACAGATATTAAAGACCACTTTCATGCCCGGAGCCCAAGAGTAAAGGAACACCCTTGGGTGTGATGTGTGGTTTTGAGTGTTACTGTGATACcattacaaaatgttttgaagtATAAATGCCATGTGTCTCTTTTTCACGTTGTGCCTGCATGAATGTTCTCTGCCTATCCAAATGTACAGTATTGCCTAGCTGTTGACTGCATTTCAATTAAATTGGAAGACAGCggctttttcatttttagttgcaAGTTGTATCCTCGATTGTACAGAtttcttttactgaaaaattgagcttataaacttttattgtaatgtttttttttccccacaaattATGAGACTTGCATAAAACATTCAAGGTTTctaatttcagaatttcaaatgCGTGCTTTGTcattgctttcattgtttatatattaaatatttgaGGGTCATTTTCTCTTTaagaaaattgataaaattcaTCACTTGAATTTAGGACAGTTTAGTTGTGAAAATGTGACTGATTGACCCTATATAATAAGGAATTAAGGTAGTGCAGGGACAACACTATCTCTACCATATTACACACATTAGAAGGCTTTCGAAGAGAGAAGTGGGGATATGTGTGAATACATTTTGTGATCACTAAGAATTAAGTTTTagtttcgattttaaatttaatggtTTGTTTTAATTCAATcggaatgattttttaaattattcttttcaaagagtatttacaaaatgtaaattaaagtttcttaccacatatttatttttaatgttgataCACGTTTAGATGAATATCTTAAGAGCTAATGACTTTGGGTgagtctttttaaaattttaattgctgtATGCATTGTATTCATTGGTGCTCACAGGagtcataacattttttaattactgTTGCAGCAGGTGCAGATTGGTGCCGTAACGCACAGTAACGCCATTCCAGTActgcttttctggaaaaattaatttccctTTCATAAAACATTCATCACGACTCGGTATTCAATTATTTCTAACTGGCATTCTAGTtctggaaaaatttcaaaatcatccCTGCTGTGCATTGATataataattatgaaataaaaggACTATGTGTTacataaagatatatttttttaaatctcagtgCAATTCATTAGCTAGTCCACTCTTTAAAATTATTCACTAATAAAGCTTCTGCCATTTCATATTACTACTtctatttttcaatattcatttgcAGAGGTTTTAtaacaatgcaaaatattttaatttttgcctAGAAGTTTTGTTACAcattctgaatttttatttacCAAACTGAAACATAACCTATACTCTAAGAAAGTGCAGCATCTGAAACCTGTACATAATTTAGATACTGTACAATTGGATAGCTTACTTTATATTGCTTCCATTTgcaagtcagttttttaaaatgaacaaattgtgtACATATGTGTGGTTTTATATGATCTTTGTTGCTTTGaaataatgcaataaaattgGTATGTATGTTGTCAGGTATTATCCTGATAGGTATTTTTTTTATCGAGAAAGTCTTTG
This genomic interval carries:
- the LOC129227411 gene encoding uncharacterized protein LOC129227411, which produces MAPPNVKIKHITRSPSSSGDTRFPKLDECAHFHYENVELGPIKVLVCDRLTDSGKLAAVCSSSANKENELDRLCFLVTVISNGRKWMVRRSYKNFMFLDTQLHRCVYDRKYSLLKELPNFTPEETDSEEAEEKIRNLLSEYLERFSQLAGSLINCGPVLNWFELDNRGNRLIVTDEVAINTPAVAAAYVVVPYSALATDEISFDVGDMISVIDMPPPEESSWWRGKKGFEVGFFPSECVEVIGDKVPHSFKLSSTSTKPVFRRHGKLIAFFRSFLLSRPSRRKLKQSGILKERVFGCDLGEHLLNTGREIPMVLKCCAEFIEDFGVVDGIYRLSGVSSNIQRLRLAFDEDRPINLGDPATVHDIHSVASLLKMYFRELPNPLLTYQLYDQFVKAVQSPEEVRLLRVRDVVQQLPPPHFRTLQYLLSHLARVASFGEQTGMTPKNIAIVWAPNLLRSRDVENGGVGALHVVGVQAVLTEYLIRFSDLIFDEKEPMLTGNELGEGLMVRARPKSLAISTPTKLLSLEEARARALSTHLPLTQQKYIEVGGGPDKLPPKYHTVIEYPPGLPKLKKSPSGWKSFFSRGWYSGSARDKSRQAFRTSRKASTGSLPHTSVFLQDKPISETDASCSHRKKLRTVKSAESLVHCVKESIQSTNKEDVCGASSRKSSPQVSIDSSNSLEVTSPLSKSPGLQKHTRSSSHESYFESNSMDIISDPSFEEDDHDLFYYVSEQIRMLQDSDPLPLKTDCFISNKQQAMVSSPEKSEAPQTESEKCNRKQKLDISEDFAQAKMQKLNEDKLVREDKISVPESDMPESNVGVISNSPSETHPLEEELSIDPMVLYDAIINKRTSVISSSDNENDTDNKTIVERYGNAETVLVEVHATQDSSSEEEQFIVDPLVPVFESQSVFENFDQDSSQNDSGNENSATCCSVEKSLTGFEIKDESDFELSPSAIDAMSYYCLNPQIKEMDDVECEEKTITAVAHSECKNISDDSEILPNVDIRKRSDSNLGTAKLLKNKLNLKFDIELTDSSNKSDDSAFTVNAPPSPVYPSKSFPTVDFQSLKTKIETIPLHKKKQIYNIPSPSSPVEEVRKKFEMQATSNTRKSTESPHSDPKGRSNRNFVAKQKSQDISPTANVHTEVERRRSENLFCQKSDTQILNKRYSEPAEKPTETKITTKQVCSKPENESSPIKSSSEKQNKCKVQQPSLFAQLKIRKIQLLQAEVKTTPVDPWSDPILDMQEDYHPLVTYSQIENAECDSGSNERAESKEVEHHEDVGHLEECVTEDKEPVAEHKPVVVDSMCEISRLEQNATQCITETQKESDTAVNIVDNQHTAVKPCDTDTESEAVKRERINRIKEERRAQLREKLKPESFRMEAEEKEKVQTKFRLRKDFSKSSGSVEIQDDITKSDKAVETDNADIKEAGTNCDLSSSSELLTCRSSDKKTELGKPNEGKLHRGVSKQKSSDDFILQQNKSNVGKKSARAYEDSRKWLSMPPTDIRDRVAMFERSKDTKELCRLGPNGKFPQKQSPSALTSSFVR